In Cicer arietinum cultivar CDC Frontier isolate Library 1 chromosome 1, Cicar.CDCFrontier_v2.0, whole genome shotgun sequence, one DNA window encodes the following:
- the LOC101493882 gene encoding agamous-like MADS-box protein AGL61 — MSKKTSLGRQKILIEKIQKKSHLQVTFSKRRSGLFKKASELCTLCGVEIAIIVFSPANKPFSFGHSEIESIIDRYLTRNPPQESNTHQIVEAHRNANVHDLNMQLTQLLNHLEIEKKKGEEIDHMRKARQRKFWWECPIDELGFYELLQLKVSIEELKKNLGKFASKCIMELSNMSSPNIGFQYGYF, encoded by the coding sequence ATGTCAAAGAAGACTAGCTTAGGTAGACAAAAAATCCTCATTgaaaaaatacagaaaaaaaGTCATTTACAAGTTACATTCTCTAAACGACGATCAGGACTATTTAAAAAAGCTAGTGAACTTTGCACCCTTTGTGGAGTTGAGATTGCAATTATAGTTTTCTCTCCCGCTAATAAGCCGTTTTCTTTTGGTCATTCAGAAATTGAATCTATCATTGACCGTTATTTGACTCGTAATCCTCCACAAGAATCTAATACTCACCAAATTGTTGAGGCTCATAGAAATGCTAATGTCCATGATCTCAATATGCAACTGACTCAACTTCTTAACCATTTGgagattgaaaagaaaaaaggggAAGAGATAGACCACATGAGAAAAGCTAGGCAAAGGAAATTTTGGTGGGAGTGCCCTATTGATGAACTTGGCTTCTATGAATTGCTCCAATTAAAGGTTTCAATTGAGGAGTTGAAGAAGAATTTGGGAAAATTTGCTAGCAAATGCATCATGGAACTATCTAACATGTCTTCACCAAATATTGGTTTCCAATATGgatatttttga
- the LOC101496022 gene encoding uncharacterized protein isoform X1 → MLNLNSRLPRIGASITKHFFTRNYTSMCKAGYTRSTRNYCLQPSFQQNWFTNLYKGAMFEKHNFLSTTTSSSTAESGSEQKETISVTFVDKDGEEKLLKVPIGMSMLEAAHQNDIELEGACEGSLACSTCHVIVMDVDYYNKLDDPTDEENDMLDLAFGLTETSRLGCQVIAKPELDGVRLAIPAATRNFAVDGYVPKPH, encoded by the exons ATGCTAAACCTAAATTCGCGACTACCTAGAATTGGAGCTTCGATCACTAAACACTTCTTCACAA GGAATTATACATCTATGTGTAAAGCGGGATATACTCGAAGCACCCGAAATTATTGCCTTCAACCTTCG TTTCAACAGAATTGGTTTACTAATTTATACAAGGGAGCCATGTTTGAAAAGCATAATTTCCTGTCAACAACGACTTCTAGCAGCACGGCTGAGAGTGGGAGTGAACAAAAGGAAAC AATATCTGTGACTTTTGTCGATAAGGATGGTGAGGAAAAGCTTCTAAAAGTCCCCATTGGAATGTCTATGCTAGAAGCTGCTCATCAAAATGACATTGAACTTGAAG GAGCATGTGAGGGCTCACTTGCTTGTTCAACTTGCCATGTTATAGTCATG GATGTAGATTATTACAATAAATTAGACGATCCCACTGACGAGGAAAATGACATGTTGGATCTAGCTTTTGGACTTACTGAAAC GTCACGTCTAGGTTGCCAAGTGATCGCTAAACCTGAACTTGATGGAGTTCGATTAGCTATTCCCGCTGCCACTCGAAATTTTGCAGTTGATGGTTATGTACCGAAACCACACTAA
- the LOC101496022 gene encoding adrenodoxin-like protein 2, mitochondrial isoform X2 yields MLNLNSRLPRIGASITKHFFTRNYTSMCKAGYTRSTRNYCLQPSFQQNWFTNLYKGAMFEKHNFLSTTTSSSTAESGSEQKETISVTFVDKDGEEKLLKVPIGMSMLEAAHQNDIELEGACEGSLACSTCHVIVMDVDYYNKLDDPTDEENDMLDLAFGLTETYAGHV; encoded by the exons ATGCTAAACCTAAATTCGCGACTACCTAGAATTGGAGCTTCGATCACTAAACACTTCTTCACAA GGAATTATACATCTATGTGTAAAGCGGGATATACTCGAAGCACCCGAAATTATTGCCTTCAACCTTCG TTTCAACAGAATTGGTTTACTAATTTATACAAGGGAGCCATGTTTGAAAAGCATAATTTCCTGTCAACAACGACTTCTAGCAGCACGGCTGAGAGTGGGAGTGAACAAAAGGAAAC AATATCTGTGACTTTTGTCGATAAGGATGGTGAGGAAAAGCTTCTAAAAGTCCCCATTGGAATGTCTATGCTAGAAGCTGCTCATCAAAATGACATTGAACTTGAAG GAGCATGTGAGGGCTCACTTGCTTGTTCAACTTGCCATGTTATAGTCATG GATGTAGATTATTACAATAAATTAGACGATCCCACTGACGAGGAAAATGACATGTTGGATCTAGCTTTTGGACTTACTGAAAC TTATGCAGGTCACGTCTAG